One Baekduia alba genomic window, GGCCGCTTCCGCTGAACCGGCCGCTGTGGCGGATGTACCTGGTCGACGGGCTGGACGGCGGGTTCGCGATCGTCGGCCAGGCGCACCACGCGCTGGTCGACGGGGTCGCCGCGATCGAGGTGGCGCAACTGCTCTTCGGGCCGGAGGCCGCCTACGGTCGCGACGGCCGGGCCTGGGCGCCGGAGGCCGCGCCGGCGGCGGGCGCCGCGCTGTGGGCGACGGCCGAGACGCGGGCGCGCGCCGCGGCGGGCGCGGTCCGGGACGCAGCGGGCGCGCTGTGGGGCACCGAACCGGGCGTCCCCCGTCCCGACTCCGCCGCCCGCGCCACCGAGGTGCTGCGGACCGCCGCCCGCGCGGTCGACGCGCTCACCCACCGCCAGCCGCCGACGAGCCTCGAGCGCTCCGCCACCGCGCGGCGCCTCGTCGCCTACGCCGGCGTGCCTTTGGACGCCGTCCGCGCCGCCGGCGCACGCCGCGAGGCGACGGTCAACGACGTCCTGCTGGCCGCGACGAGCATCGCGCTGCGGGCCGCGCTGCGCCGGCGCGGCGACGCGCGCGAGACGGTCCGGGCGCTCGTCCCGGTCAACGTGCGCGGCGAGGCGGGCGGCGAGGCGGTCGGCAACCGGATCTCGTTCCTGGCCGTCGAGCTGCCCGTCGGCGAGCCGGCGCCCGACCGTGTCCTGACGCTCGTCCACGCGCGGACGGTGGCGGGCAAGGCCGGCGGCGACGCCGGCGCGCTGGAGGCGCTCGGCCGCGCCGCCGACGCGCTGCCCGGGCCGGGCCGCCGCGCGGTCGCCCGCGCGGCCCTGCGCGCCGTCCCGTTCACGCTGGTGGTGTCCAACGTGCCGGGCCCGCCGGCGACGCTCGCGCTCCTCGGCCGCCCGCTGCGCGCCATCCACCCGATGGTCCCGCTGCTGCACGGCCACGCGCTCACGGTCGGCGCGGTCTCCTACGACGGGCGGCTGCACGTCGGGCTCGCAGCGGACGCGGAGGTCGTGCCGGACGTCGTCGACCTGGCGCGCGACCTGGAGGCCGCGTTCGACGCGTTGCGCCTGGCGCCGCCGGAGGCCGTGGTGGACGTCGCCGAGCCGCCCTGGCGGGCGCGGGCCCGCGCCCGCCGCGGTCAGCGCGCGGCGAACCGGTAGACCGAGCCCTGCTGGGAGACGACGTAGACACGGCCGGCGGCGTCCTCGCCGAACGAGTCCAGCCCGGAGATCGTCTTCAGCCCCGCGATCTTGCGGTCGTCGCTCGCGCGGCCGCCGGACAGGCGCGCGCTGCGCAGCTCGCCCTTGCAGTAGTCGCCGTAGACGTAGCGGCCGTAGAGGCCCGGGACCGCGCGGTCGCGCACGACGTAGCCGCCGGTGATCGAGCACCAGCCGTCGCGGTGGCTCTTGGTGATCACGGGGAACTTCGCGCCGGGCGCCGGCTCGTCGAAGTTGCGTGACCGGCCCTCCCACGGGCGCCAGCCGTAGTTCGCGCCGCGGGCGGTGCCCTTGCGCGCGAAGTCGATCTCCTCGACCGCGTCCTGGCCGACGTCGCCGATGACCAGGTCGCCGCGCAGGCGGTCGAAGCTGAAGCGCCAGGGGTTGCGCAGGCCGTAGCTGTAGATCTCGGGCCGCGCGCCGGCGCGGTTCACGAAGGGGTTGCTCGGCGGGATGGCGTAGGCCTTGCCGGCGGCGGCCTGCGGGTCGATCCGCAGGATCTTGCCGAGCGGCGAGCCGAGGCTCTGGGCGTTGCCGCGGGCGCCGTGCTGGT contains:
- a CDS encoding wax ester/triacylglycerol synthase family O-acyltransferase, giving the protein MDRPTALDLAFLDLETPQAPLHVGWTLRFGGRAPSIAALRRHLDARLGAVPRFRRRLAHGTWVDDVRFDVAHHAFGVTAPAPGGAEQLREVAGVLLSRPLPLNRPLWRMYLVDGLDGGFAIVGQAHHALVDGVAAIEVAQLLFGPEAAYGRDGRAWAPEAAPAAGAALWATAETRARAAAGAVRDAAGALWGTEPGVPRPDSAARATEVLRTAARAVDALTHRQPPTSLERSATARRLVAYAGVPLDAVRAAGARREATVNDVLLAATSIALRAALRRRGDARETVRALVPVNVRGEAGGEAVGNRISFLAVELPVGEPAPDRVLTLVHARTVAGKAGGDAGALEALGRAADALPGPGRRAVARAALRAVPFTLVVSNVPGPPATLALLGRPLRAIHPMVPLLHGHALTVGAVSYDGRLHVGLAADAEVVPDVVDLARDLEAAFDALRLAPPEAVVDVAEPPWRARARARRGQRAANR
- a CDS encoding PQQ-dependent sugar dehydrogenase; translation: MPRALPLVALLAAVVLVACGGNESGAGAQTTATVAATGATAATGSTDTTNNATAAAGRGVRLVQVGAFDQPLYVTAPREDRRRIFVVGQAGTISVVRGGAKRPTPFLDVSDKVTAGGEQGLLGLAFAPDYRTSGLFYIYYTGKDGKQHLVEYRRRTDDTADPASARPLIVFDDPESNHNGGQLAFGPDGYLYVGTGDGGGGDDQHGARGNAQSLGSPLGKILRIDPQAAAGKAYAIPPSNPFVNRAGARPEIYSYGLRNPWRFSFDRLRGDLVIGDVGQDAVEEIDFARKGTARGANYGWRPWEGRSRNFDEPAPGAKFPVITKSHRDGWCSITGGYVVRDRAVPGLYGRYVYGDYCKGELRSARLSGGRASDDRKIAGLKTISGLDSFGEDAAGRVYVVSQQGSVYRFAAR